The genomic region GTGGTCGCCATATTTTGGTGGCATTTGTCACGGGTTCTAACTGGTTGATAGTATCGTAAATCGTTGCCAGCTCTTTGCTGTCACGCGCTCGGAAGTATTGACCGCCAGTGCGTTTGGCAATTTCCATTAGCGTGCGTTCATCCAAATCTTGAGCGGTGTTTACTTTACGAGTCATGAAGAACTCTTTAACCATCATTTCGCCTGCGCCAACACCGACGGTGTAGATGGTTGCGTTGTACTTCTTGGCAATATCTGCGGCCTCTAGTGGGTCTAACACCCCTGCGGTATTACTGCCGTCGCTGAGTAGTACCATCACACGTTGAGGCGCATCACTATCAACAAAGGTCTTGGTCGCCAACCCAATGCCGTCACCAATCGCGGTTTGATTACCAATCAGCCTTAGGACGGCTTGATTGAGTTGTTGTGACAGCGTGTATCTATCCAAAGTCAAAGGTGTTTGTAGGTAGGCATGATCAGCAAAGAGTACCAAACCAACTCGGTCGCCTTTGCGGCGTTCAATGAAGTCACTCAAGACATGTTTCACTGCTGATAAGCGGTCGATGTACTCGCCATTGAATTGCATGTCCTCTTGGCTCATTGAATAAGAGAGGTCAACTACCAACATCAAATCGCGGTGCTTCGGCTGAAACTCAACGGGTTCGCCATACCAGACCGGACGAGCGCTCGCCGTTACTAGCAGAAGCCAAATAATGACTGATAACGCCTTTGGTAAGCGAGCACTCGGTGTTTTGGTATTACTGTCCTCTGGCAAAAATGGAAGCTTAAGAGCGCTGCTTGATTCTACTTTAGGTGAGAATAAGTAAATGAGAAACGGCAGTGGTGCGAGGAAAAACATCCACCACCAAACGAACTCGATGTTTAACAAGTTAGTGCTTATAAGATTAGTCATGACTACCTCGCTTTGGGGGCAGGGCTTTACGAAGCCACGTTTCGCAGTCGTCAACCAATTGCTGTTGGCTTTGACGCTGTTCGTCATTCATCGAAGTTGTATCTTGATAGAGCGACTGTTGCCACTGAGCTTGTTTCTCTACAAACAACGGCTTTTTCAGTTGCGCGTCTAAGAACTTCAACCAATCATCGCCGGCTAGGCCTGCTACTTTTTCTCGCGGGAAGTAGCTTAATGCTGCCTGGCGAAGAATGCGTTGTGCTTCGCTAGGAGATAAACGATCTGAAGACTGACTAGTCGTGAAGTAAGACAGCGCTTCTTGCTTTGGCTGTTGGTTGTTTTTTCTTCGATTTATAATAAAAAACACCAAGGCAATCAGGATAATGGCTGTGACAATCAATGCCCACCAACCCCACGCCAGAGGCCACCATGTTGGCGCATCTGGTGTAATCACAGGGCTTAAATCTAAGGGCTGCTTCATGACTGAGCTCCTGATATCTGGCTCATCAATGGCTGTGCACTCGACAACGAGCTATAGGGGATCGCGAGAGATAAACTCAACTCTTGTAGCTGCTGCTTTTTTAGTGAGAACGCGTGGTTGAGTTTTTGCTTCTCTTTGTTGGAGGAGAAGTTAAACCACTGCGTTTTACTGCCATCGGTGACTTGTTTCGAGCCTTTATAGGCCGTTTGACCTTGCTCTAGCGGGTCATAAAAATGTACCAGACGTACTCTGTTGTGTCGGCGTATTTGACTGATAAGTGAGTAATCACTTTCTTGGTAACGTACAAAGTCACTGAGGAGGATAATATCGCTTCCTTTTGGGCAAAGTTGATGAAGAGACTTCAATCCATGCTCTAAGGTAGTATCGCAACGATTATCGTCGTTGGTTAGCGCTGCATTATTGATTTCTATGACTTTTTGCAAAATACGCAAAGGAGCATGGTTACTGCCACTTGGTTTGATTTCTATGATCTCTTTACCGGTATCGATGACTGCGCCAATTCGGTCTTTTTGAGCGACGGTTAACCAGCACAGCTGACTAGCAAAGTGCGCAAGTTGAACCGATTTCAGCAATAAGGTTGAGCCGAAAATCATGCTGCTTGTTAAATCTAAGTACAAGATGACAGGTTGCTCTCTCTCTTCAGAGAACAGCTTAGTATGCGCTTTGCCTGTTCTTGCCGTTACTCGCCAGTCAATACTGCGTATGTCATCGCCCGCTTGGTATTGACGAACTTCTGAGAAATTCATCCCGCGACCTTTGCGGTTGCTTTCGTGTTGACCATTGAGCTGTGACCAGAGGCTTTTCGCTGGAGGCAACCATCGAACAGACTGCGATTTGTATTGCAGCAGTTCGTCCAGGTTCAGCATCACGCCGTCACTGTGGTTCGGTAATAAATTATTCATGCGCGTATCCCTATGCGCTACCAACCAGTGAAATAAGGTGTGCGATCACTTGGTTTGCAGTGACACCTTCAGCTTGTGCGTGGTAGCTACGAAGCAGGCGGTGACGCAAGACAGGAAATGCCATCGCTTGAACATCTTGTGGTGTGACATAGTCGCGGCCTGCAAGCCAAGCATGTGCACGAGCGCAGCGGTCGAGAGCAATCGTTGCACGCGGACTCACGCCCATATCTAACCACTGATCCAGTTGGTCGCTGTATTGCTTAGGTTGGCGAGTTGCCATTACCAATCTGATGATGTACTGCTCAATGGTATCTGCCATGTGGATATTGAGTACTTCTTGGCGCGCTTCAAAGATAGTCTGCTGAGAGATTTCCTGTGGCTGTACCGACTCGTTGCCTTGAGCTTCACCGCGGTTGAGTCGCAGGATCTCAAGCTCACTCTCCATATCTGGGTATTCAACTTCTAGGTGCAGTAGGAAGCGGTCTAACTGAGCTTCTGGAAGTGGGTATGTGCCTTCTTGCTCAATCGGGTTTTGTGTCGCCATGACCAAAAACAGTTCAGGCAGTGCATAAGTTTTTCGGCCTGCAGTAACTTGTTTCTCGGCCATCGCTTCCAACATCGCGGCTTGAACTTTGGCCGGAGCACGGTTGATCTCATCCGCTAGGATAAGTGAGTTAAAGATCGGCCCAGATTGGAACGTAAATTCCCCTGTCTCTGGTCGGAATATATCGGTTCCCGTTAAGTCGGCAGGCAGTAAGTCTGGGGTAAATTGAATGCGGTGGAAATCCCCTTCAACACAATCAGCCAGTGATTTGACTGCACGGGTCTTCGCTAACCCCGGAGGACCTTCAACCAGAATATGACCATCAGCAAGTAGTGCGATCATCAGTTGCTTTACGAGCTCTTGCTGACCAATGATTTGAGACTCTAAATAGTTTTGAAGGACTTCGAAATTTGTTTTGTGCATTTTGGACTCTCTGGGTATCCATTTGATCTTATTTTGTGTATTGGTCACTTTTCGATAGCAAAAAGTTCCGGTTCATCTACGTAATTTATTGTTTCAAAAATGGAATGACTCACAATCGGTTAGTTTTAAACACAGTGGATCATGATTTTTACCATATCAATCGACATTTATATAATAAAACTTGTACTTGGTGCGAATCTAATATCTTGATATTTATAATTAATTTTAAATTTGAACGGTGTATGCCTGTTTTGTTTTATGTGTATTTTGAATAGTTATTCCTGTTGCATTGTTTTTGCAGTTTTTTGCGAGAAAAGTCTCTAGTTTTATCAATCCTTGCCGATACATAACTCAGACTGTGCATTTCAGCTAGAGAGTGCACGAATAAGCCCTGTTTTGGGGATACGAATTAAGAGCGATTCTTTCTAAAGGTCCAAATATGTTTAAAACTAACTCTCTGAGTATTAAGCAAAAGGTAGTACTAGGTATTACTTTTGCGGTTCTTGCATCTACGGTCATTGTGGGCGCGATGGCGCAGCAGCAAGCAAGAGATGTATTAAGTCATCGATTGATCGATATTGAACTTCCGGGAATGTTAGAGCGAATCAATGGTGAAATTGACAGGGAAGTTTCTCAGTTATTGTTGGCCGCTGAGCAAATTGCTTCAAATGAATTTATTTCTGATGCAATCGAGTCTACAGACCGCGATCCAGCGTTAGAGAGTAAGTTGGTTAAACAACTGAATAATGTGCGTAACCAATACAACTTAAATGATGCTTCAGTAGCGAATCGTCAAACGGCGTATTACTGGAACCAAAATGGCTTCCTACGCCAGCTTAACCAACAACAAGATGGTTGGTTTTTTGGCTTTACTCAATCTGGGCAGCCAACCATGGTAAGCATGTTCCAAGAAGCTAATGGTGAAGTGAAGATGTTCGCTAACTACCAGCAGCCTTCTGGTCTAGCGATGTCTGGTCTATCAAAATCGATGGACGACATGGTGAGCCTTCTTAATGGCTTCAAAATTGAGAATACTGGTTTTGTGTTCTTAACCGACAGCCAAGGTGACGTGCAGATTCACCGTGAGCGTTCTCGCAGTGACTCTTCTCTTCAACAACTTTACGGTTCTCAAGCGAGCCAACTTCTGAATAAGTCAGGCTTTAACCTGATCACTACGGAAAGCCAAGGCCAAGAACTGTTTGTCGCAAGTTTGTATGTGTCATCAATGGATTGGTTTGTTATTGGTGTGGTTCCAACAGGTGAAGTGTTTGCTGAGCTCGATGAGACAGCACAAAAGATGCTGATCATGACGGCGGTTGTGGCATTAGCATTTATCTTGATGGGCGTAGTACTAGCGAACAGCATTACCCAGCCAATTAAGCTACTGGCTAAGCGTTTCAGTGACCTTGGTGAAGGTGACGGTGACCTTGCGCAGCGCATCGAAGTGAAAGGCAATGATGAAATCGCTCAGCTTTCAAAAGGCTTCAACGGTTTCATTGAGAAGATTCATGAGTCGATGAAAGAGGTATGCTCTACAAGCCAAGCGCTTCAAGTGGCGGCAGAGAGCGTTTCTAATAAAGCACACATCACCCACGACAACAGCCAAGAGCAACGAGATCAAACCCTTCAAGTCGTTGCAGCCATTAATCAGATGGGCATGACCATCAGCGAGATTGCATCGAACGCGGCAACCGCAGCAGAAACGGCAACACAAGCTTCGGGTAACACTGAAGTTGGTCGCTCTGTGGTAAACAAAGCAAAAGACGCAATCAGCCGTTTAGCGCAAGATATCGAAAGTACGGGGCAGGTAGTAGAGCAGCTCGCTTCTACAACACAGGATATCGGTTCTATTCTGGGTGTTATTCGTGATATTTCAGAGCAAACTAATTTACTCGCATTGAACGCAGCGATTGAAGCCGCACGTGCCGGTGAACAAGGCCGTGGCTTTGCCGTAGTAGCAGATGAAGTACGTAACTTAGCAAGTCGCACAGCAGACTCAACGGAAGAGATTCAGAAGATGATCAACCAACTGCAAAGCGATGCTAAAGATGCAGTAACGGCGATGAGTGCAGGTAAAGTGATTACGCTTGAAGGTGTATCGGCATCGGATGAAGCGGTTGATGTATTGGGTGGTATTTCTGACCGTATCGTTGACATTACCGACCGTAACACTCAAGTGGCAACGGCAACGGAAGAGCAATCAACCGTAGTTCATACCATCAACCAGAACATTGAAGAGATCAACGCAATTAACGAAGTGACAACTGGCACTGCTGAGCAACTTGCTGAAGCGAGCCAAGAGCTTCGAGATCTTTCTTCTCGTCTGGATAAGATGGTTGGTTCGTTTAAGCTTTAATTCCTTAGATCCGAAAATGGCTTAGGTTAGGGGCATAGACTAAGAGCTGGATTCATTTCATCGTGAATCCGGCTCTTTTTATTTATGGGCTTATTTTCTTCTAACTGACTTTAGCTTGATCTGGTTTCAGGCTTTACTTTCAATCAACCTAGCATCACAGAGCGGAAATGAGTAAAATCTTGTTAGGTTTAATATTTAGGTAAGTATCATGAGCGATTTTGAAAAAGAACTAGAGCAGATGACTCAAGAGATGGGTGATGAGCCAGAGGTAAAACTGCCATCAATTGAAGAGCAGAAAGCGATCGTTGCTGAATTTAAGCGACTAGAAGCTGAAGGCAAACTGACCCCAGAAATATTAGAAGCGCACTTTGGTCAGTTCAACAAGAAGAATGATACGCCAATCCACTAAGTTGACTTAGACAGGTTTCATGTCTGAAAGAAGTGATAATGCGGTTGGGTTTATAGCCTGACTAACAGATAAAGGTCTAGCACGCGCTAGGCCTTTTTTATTGCTTGTTGATTGCAGGTCTGCTCTAAAGAAAAATCCCCCTTACAACGTAAGAGGGATTTTAATTGGGCAAGTTATATCTTAAAGGCTTGGTGATTAGTCTGTGCCGTACTCTTTGTATAAACGACGACATGCGCGACCATCGCTGTGGAACAAGTGGCAACGGTGCGCTGGAATACCAATTGCTAGCTTGTCACCAGGTTCAACCGTTAGCGTGTCTGGTTGACGGTATATGACGTCAGCATCCGCGCTTTCAAGGTTTAGGTAAACTTGAGTTTCGTTACCTAGCTTCTCAACGATCATCACTTCACCTTCAATCGTTGCATCACCCGCTTCAGCAGACATCAAGTGCTCAGGACGAACACCCAGAGACATGCGGTCACCTGCATTGACTGTCGTTCCGTCAACAGGAATCCAGAAAGTCATGCCGTTAGAAAGTTGTACTAATACGCGTTCTGCTTCAGCTTGCTCAATATGTACAGACATAAAGTTCATCTTCGGTGAACCAATAAAACCAGCAACGAAACGGTTTTGAGGGTAGTGGTAAAGGTCAAGCGGCTTACCGACTTGAGATACATAACCACCATCAAGAACAACGATCTTATCCGCCATTGTCATCGCTTCCACTTGGTCGTGGGTAACGTAGATCATGGTGCAACCAAGCTGGCGTTGTAGTTTCGTGATTTGTGAACGCATTTGAACACGAAGTGCAGCATCTAGGTTAGATAGCGGCTCATCAAGCAGAAATACGTTTGGTTGAGAAACCAGAGTACGACCAATTGCAACACGTTGACGTTGACCACCAGAAAGCGCTTTAGGTTGACGCTCTAATAGGTGACCAAGCTGAAGGATTTCAGCGGCATGCTCAACACGTTTATCAATCTCAGCTTTATCAGCGTTCGCTAGCTTAAGACCAAAAGACATGTTGTCGTAAAGGTTAAGGTGAGGGTAAAGCGCGTAAGATTGGAATACCATACCTACGCCACGCTTTGATGGCTCAACGTCGTTCATGCGTTGGTCACCAATGTACAAATCACCAGACGTAATGTCTTCTAGACCTGCGATACAACGTAATAGCGTCGATTTACCACAACCTGATGGTCCAACGAATACTACGAATTCACCTTCGTTGATGTCTAAGGTTACGTCCTTAGAAATCTGTACATCACCATATGATTTATAAACGTTTTTTAACGTGACACTCGCCATCTAGCTTGTCCTCGATCGATCAAATTTTAAGTTTTACTGCTTATCATTATAAGAAATTTTTGGTTCAGCAGTAACTGTAGGAATTGGTAAGTATTGAGTGAGTAAGAAAAAAGTGGGTGAGACTTGGTTTCTTTAACCAAGCCCACCCATCATAGCCAAACTGATGCCCATTTCCCCCACATCCAGCTAAACCTCCCCCGTGATTCCATCACAGATTTAGCTCGATGCTAATATCAGGCACCAGCGGGCAGTGAAGCCAACTAAATGAATAATGCGTCAACGCATAACACTTGCCGGTAAAGGGTTCTTACTATCCACTCTTGGATGAATGCAGTTTCGGTGAATTGGCGTAAGGGTACATCCTCCTAATGGAAAATTAACAAGGGGGAGTAGGAGGGGAGGAGTAGATAAATGGGGTTATTAATAATTGGCGATCCAGTTCAAATAAATCCACCACATAACGGTGATGTTGATCACGATGAGTATGTGTTTTGTGATTTCAGTCTCTAATCTGACCGGATGGCGATCACGAATTTAAGCCATAATAGCTAGGGCGTAGTGGCTAGGATGATGAGCTAGGGTCTGTTTTCTCAGATCATAACCTCCGAAAACTGGCTCGTCTTGGTAGATGTGCCCTACGTATAAATATAAAAAGGATATTCACATGAAAAACGCTCTAAGCGCTGTAGCTCTAGGTACATTAGTTGCTCTGGGTTCTTTTGGTGCAAACGCTGCTATCGAAGAAGGACAACTAACAATCTGGGTAGGTGGTGATAAAGCTTACGAAGGCATGGCTGAAGTAGGTAAACGCTTTGAAGAAGATACTGGCGTTAAAGTAACAGTCGCTTTCCCTGACAAACTAGAAGAGAAATTCTCTCAAGTTGCAGCGGCTGGTGACGGCCCAGACATGATTTTCTACGCACACGACCGTTTTGGTGGTTTTGCGGAAGCGGGTCTTCTTGTTGATATCAAACCTTCTAAAGAAACTAAAGAAGGTATCGTAGACTTTGCATGGGACGCTGTTTCATACGAAGGTAAAACAATCGCATACCCTGTTGCTGTTGAGTCAGTTTCTCTAATTTATAACAAAGCGCTTGTTCCTAACCCACCTAAGTCTTGGGAAGAGATCCCAGCACTTAACGCTGAGCTTCAAAAAGATGGCAAGAAAGCGATCATGTGGCCTCTACGTGGCGGCGCTTACTTCACATGGCCTCTACTTGCAGCTGACGGCGGTTACGCATTCAAACAAACGGCTGAAGGCTACGACATTAAAGATGCGGGTGTAGCGTCTGACGGTGTTCAGAAGTCACTAGGTTTCATCGAGAAGATGGTTCAAGACAAAGTTATCTCTGCAGACATGGATTACTCAGTTGCTGAGTCTGAATTCGTTGCGGGTAACGTTGCAATGACAATCAACGGCCCTTGGGGCTGGGCAAACATCGAGAAAGCAGGCGTAGACTACGGTGTAACAACGCTACCTAAATTCAACGGTAAAGCGTCTAAACCTTTCGTTGGTGTATGGGCTGGTGGTATCAGCACTGCTTCTCCAAACCGCGACCTAGCGGTTGAGTTCATGGAAAACTACCTACTAACTGATGAAGGTATGAAGAGCCTAAATGACGACAAGCCACTTGGCGCTGTTGCTCTTAACTCTTTCCAACGTCAACTAGACAGCGATACTCGTATTGCAGCAACAATGGACAACGCGATGAACGGCGAAATCATGCCTAACATCCCTCAGTTCACTACATTCTGGTACAGCATGGAAGAAGCTATCGGCAACGTAGTTGATGGTCGCCAAACTGTTGACCAAGCATTAAAAGCTGCTGAAGGTCGTATGACTAAGTAACAACCAAGCACTACCTTTAAGGAGGGGGCAACCTCTCCTTACTTTTCTATTTTTATCTATATCGCTAGCAGGTTCCTCTATGCAGTCAGTTCAAGGTACAGATGCTATCCCAGCACCATCAAGCCTTCCAGGCAGTAAAAGCGTCTTCATCAAATGGGGGTTGCTTGGTAGCGTTGGCTTAATTAACGGCTACGCTACAATTCTAATGTATTCTCGCGGTGAGCTCGCTTTTGCGCTGCTTACAGTGATCTTAACGGCTTTGGCACTTTACATTTTTGGTAGTAAGAAAACTTACGCCCACCGTTATATTTACCCAGGTATTGCCGGAATGATCTTGTTCATTCTTTTCCCATTGGCATACACCGTAGGGCTTGCGTTTACAAACTACAGCGCAAAAAACCAGCTTTCTTTAGAACGAACTCAAACCGTTCTTTTAGATCGCACCTTCCAAAGTGGTGATAGCTACCCATTCACTTTGTACAAGACAGACGACGGCCACCAGATCGTGGTTAAAGATGGCGACCAACTGTTAGCAACTGACGTATTTTCTCTAGACAATATGATAGTGACAGAAATGGACCTGTCTGCGATCGAGTCTGCGCAAGGTGAAAAAGAGAAGATTAAAGCGATCATCCAAAACCGAGCAGCGATCAGTGGTGTTGATTTTAATCTACCAAATGGTGATGACATCCGCATGAGTGGCTTACGTAAGTTTGCTTCTGTTGCTCCGCTTTACACACTACAAGACGATGAAGAAACGTTAATCAACAATGAAACGGGTGAAGTTCTCAAGCCAAATATGGATGTGGGTTTCTACCAACCTGTTGATGCAAACGGTGAGTTTACGGGTAATACCATCTCT from Vibrio gigantis harbors:
- a CDS encoding DUF58 domain-containing protein: MNNLLPNHSDGVMLNLDELLQYKSQSVRWLPPAKSLWSQLNGQHESNRKGRGMNFSEVRQYQAGDDIRSIDWRVTARTGKAHTKLFSEEREQPVILYLDLTSSMIFGSTLLLKSVQLAHFASQLCWLTVAQKDRIGAVIDTGKEIIEIKPSGSNHAPLRILQKVIEINNAALTNDDNRCDTTLEHGLKSLHQLCPKGSDIILLSDFVRYQESDYSLISQIRRHNRVRLVHFYDPLEQGQTAYKGSKQVTDGSKTQWFNFSSNKEKQKLNHAFSLKKQQLQELSLSLAIPYSSLSSAQPLMSQISGAQS
- a CDS encoding methyl-accepting chemotaxis protein translates to MFKTNSLSIKQKVVLGITFAVLASTVIVGAMAQQQARDVLSHRLIDIELPGMLERINGEIDREVSQLLLAAEQIASNEFISDAIESTDRDPALESKLVKQLNNVRNQYNLNDASVANRQTAYYWNQNGFLRQLNQQQDGWFFGFTQSGQPTMVSMFQEANGEVKMFANYQQPSGLAMSGLSKSMDDMVSLLNGFKIENTGFVFLTDSQGDVQIHRERSRSDSSLQQLYGSQASQLLNKSGFNLITTESQGQELFVASLYVSSMDWFVIGVVPTGEVFAELDETAQKMLIMTAVVALAFILMGVVLANSITQPIKLLAKRFSDLGEGDGDLAQRIEVKGNDEIAQLSKGFNGFIEKIHESMKEVCSTSQALQVAAESVSNKAHITHDNSQEQRDQTLQVVAAINQMGMTISEIASNAATAAETATQASGNTEVGRSVVNKAKDAISRLAQDIESTGQVVEQLASTTQDIGSILGVIRDISEQTNLLALNAAIEAARAGEQGRGFAVVADEVRNLASRTADSTEEIQKMINQLQSDAKDAVTAMSAGKVITLEGVSASDEAVDVLGGISDRIVDITDRNTQVATATEEQSTVVHTINQNIEEINAINEVTTGTAEQLAEASQELRDLSSRLDKMVGSFKL
- a CDS encoding AAA family ATPase — its product is MHKTNFEVLQNYLESQIIGQQELVKQLMIALLADGHILVEGPPGLAKTRAVKSLADCVEGDFHRIQFTPDLLPADLTGTDIFRPETGEFTFQSGPIFNSLILADEINRAPAKVQAAMLEAMAEKQVTAGRKTYALPELFLVMATQNPIEQEGTYPLPEAQLDRFLLHLEVEYPDMESELEILRLNRGEAQGNESVQPQEISQQTIFEARQEVLNIHMADTIEQYIIRLVMATRQPKQYSDQLDQWLDMGVSPRATIALDRCARAHAWLAGRDYVTPQDVQAMAFPVLRHRLLRSYHAQAEGVTANQVIAHLISLVGSA
- a CDS encoding chromosome partitioning protein ParA, which translates into the protein MSDFEKELEQMTQEMGDEPEVKLPSIEEQKAIVAEFKRLEAEGKLTPEILEAHFGQFNKKNDTPIH
- the malE gene encoding maltose/maltodextrin ABC transporter substrate-binding protein MalE, with the protein product MKNALSAVALGTLVALGSFGANAAIEEGQLTIWVGGDKAYEGMAEVGKRFEEDTGVKVTVAFPDKLEEKFSQVAAAGDGPDMIFYAHDRFGGFAEAGLLVDIKPSKETKEGIVDFAWDAVSYEGKTIAYPVAVESVSLIYNKALVPNPPKSWEEIPALNAELQKDGKKAIMWPLRGGAYFTWPLLAADGGYAFKQTAEGYDIKDAGVASDGVQKSLGFIEKMVQDKVISADMDYSVAESEFVAGNVAMTINGPWGWANIEKAGVDYGVTTLPKFNGKASKPFVGVWAGGISTASPNRDLAVEFMENYLLTDEGMKSLNDDKPLGAVALNSFQRQLDSDTRIAATMDNAMNGEIMPNIPQFTTFWYSMEEAIGNVVDGRQTVDQALKAAEGRMTK
- a CDS encoding DUF4381 domain-containing protein; protein product: MKQPLDLSPVITPDAPTWWPLAWGWWALIVTAIILIALVFFIINRRKNNQQPKQEALSYFTTSQSSDRLSPSEAQRILRQAALSYFPREKVAGLAGDDWLKFLDAQLKKPLFVEKQAQWQQSLYQDTTSMNDEQRQSQQQLVDDCETWLRKALPPKRGSHD
- a CDS encoding vWA domain-containing protein; amino-acid sequence: MTNLISTNLLNIEFVWWWMFFLAPLPFLIYLFSPKVESSSALKLPFLPEDSNTKTPSARLPKALSVIIWLLLVTASARPVWYGEPVEFQPKHRDLMLVVDLSYSMSQEDMQFNGEYIDRLSAVKHVLSDFIERRKGDRVGLVLFADHAYLQTPLTLDRYTLSQQLNQAVLRLIGNQTAIGDGIGLATKTFVDSDAPQRVMVLLSDGSNTAGVLDPLEAADIAKKYNATIYTVGVGAGEMMVKEFFMTRKVNTAQDLDERTLMEIAKRTGGQYFRARDSKELATIYDTINQLEPVTNATKIWRPQQEWFVWPLSAAMFFAFMLLAIRRNNV
- the malK gene encoding maltose/maltodextrin ABC transporter ATP-binding protein MalK; this translates as MASVTLKNVYKSYGDVQISKDVTLDINEGEFVVFVGPSGCGKSTLLRCIAGLEDITSGDLYIGDQRMNDVEPSKRGVGMVFQSYALYPHLNLYDNMSFGLKLANADKAEIDKRVEHAAEILQLGHLLERQPKALSGGQRQRVAIGRTLVSQPNVFLLDEPLSNLDAALRVQMRSQITKLQRQLGCTMIYVTHDQVEAMTMADKIVVLDGGYVSQVGKPLDLYHYPQNRFVAGFIGSPKMNFMSVHIEQAEAERVLVQLSNGMTFWIPVDGTTVNAGDRMSLGVRPEHLMSAEAGDATIEGEVMIVEKLGNETQVYLNLESADADVIYRQPDTLTVEPGDKLAIGIPAHRCHLFHSDGRACRRLYKEYGTD